The Leucobacter chromiiresistens genome has a window encoding:
- the aspS gene encoding aspartate--tRNA(Asn) ligase gives MTERVLIKDLAAREDGTVRVSGWVEKVRDQRYVQFVVLRDETGAVQLVNGGVLREPDPENPRSDVLVPRTTTISELTQGSFVTVTGELQHNERVKLGGVEVQIDEIEVVAASLPDNPVAGDSNIDVRLDWRFLDLRRPEQNLVFRVQTAFLHALRQVWVDRGFIEIQTPKLMASASESRAELFEVEYFEGKAFLAQSPQFFKQMAQAAGFGGIFEVGPAFRADHSFTSRHATEFTSIDTELSWIDSPEDVMELHEELLVAGLTAVKEQLGAEIEKLFGIEIEVPSRPFPRIPLAEAKEIVKAEGYEVPRADADMDPEGERRIAAHVKQKYGHDFVFLTDYDASIRPFYHMRNPENPQLTRSYDLIYRGTEISTGAQREHRIDVLEAQAVEKGMDPKELGFYLDFFRYGVPPHGGFGMGLNRVLMLMLQQQSIREVTYLFRGPNRLLP, from the coding sequence GTGACTGAGCGTGTATTGATCAAGGACCTGGCCGCCCGCGAAGACGGCACTGTGCGAGTCTCCGGATGGGTGGAGAAGGTACGCGACCAGCGGTACGTGCAGTTCGTCGTGCTGCGCGACGAGACCGGGGCGGTGCAGCTCGTGAACGGCGGCGTGCTGCGCGAGCCGGATCCCGAGAACCCCCGATCCGATGTGCTGGTGCCCCGCACCACCACGATCTCGGAGCTGACGCAGGGGTCGTTCGTCACGGTCACCGGCGAGCTGCAGCACAACGAGCGGGTCAAGCTCGGCGGCGTGGAGGTGCAGATCGACGAGATCGAGGTCGTCGCGGCGTCGCTCCCCGACAACCCGGTCGCCGGCGATTCGAACATCGACGTGCGCCTCGACTGGCGCTTCCTCGACCTGCGCCGCCCGGAGCAGAACCTCGTGTTCCGCGTGCAGACCGCCTTCCTGCACGCGCTGCGCCAGGTGTGGGTGGATCGCGGCTTCATCGAGATCCAGACGCCGAAGCTCATGGCGAGCGCCTCCGAGTCGCGCGCCGAGCTCTTCGAGGTCGAGTACTTCGAGGGCAAGGCCTTCCTGGCGCAGAGCCCTCAGTTCTTCAAGCAGATGGCGCAGGCGGCGGGCTTCGGCGGCATCTTCGAGGTGGGCCCCGCCTTCCGCGCCGACCACTCGTTCACGTCGCGTCACGCGACCGAGTTCACGTCGATCGACACCGAGCTGAGCTGGATCGACTCCCCCGAAGACGTCATGGAGCTGCACGAGGAGCTGCTCGTCGCCGGACTCACGGCGGTCAAGGAGCAGCTGGGCGCCGAGATCGAGAAGCTCTTCGGCATCGAGATCGAGGTGCCGTCGCGCCCGTTCCCGCGCATCCCCCTCGCCGAGGCGAAGGAGATCGTGAAGGCCGAGGGCTACGAGGTGCCCCGCGCCGACGCCGACATGGATCCGGAGGGCGAGCGCCGCATCGCCGCGCACGTGAAGCAGAAGTACGGGCACGACTTCGTCTTCCTCACCGATTACGACGCGTCGATCCGCCCGTTCTACCACATGCGCAACCCCGAGAACCCGCAGCTCACGCGCAGCTACGACCTGATCTACCGCGGCACGGAGATCTCGACGGGCGCGCAGCGCGAGCACCGCATCGATGTGCTCGAGGCGCAGGCGGTCGAGAAGGGCATGGATCCGAAGGAGCTCGGCTTCTACCTCGACTTCTTCCGCTACGGCGTTCCCCCGCACGGCGGTTTCGGCATGGGCCTGAACCGCGTGCTGATGCTCATGCTGCAGCAGCAGTCGATCCGCGAGGTCACGTACCTGTTCCGCGGGCCGAACCGCCTGCTGCCGTAA
- a CDS encoding TlpA family protein disulfide reductase: MSLRRTATTIALTLSAALLLSGCTGEGADLASQFEEGSDKGYVSGDGSSLSISEAERTEPVEFSGVDESGAEFGSADTRGDVTVVNFWYAGCAPCRVEAPDLVAAHDEYADQGVQFVGVNTRDQVAQAQQFSREFGIEYPSIMDNAGGRSVQRAFAGEVPLNAVPTTLVLDRDGRVAHRVLGQLASASQLTTLIDETLAESSDTAGEQ, encoded by the coding sequence ATGAGCCTGCGCCGCACCGCAACGACCATCGCCCTCACCCTCTCGGCCGCGCTCCTGCTCTCCGGGTGCACGGGCGAGGGCGCCGACCTCGCGTCGCAGTTCGAGGAGGGCAGCGACAAGGGGTACGTCTCGGGCGACGGATCATCGCTCAGCATCTCGGAGGCGGAGCGCACGGAGCCCGTCGAGTTCTCGGGCGTCGACGAGAGCGGTGCCGAGTTCGGGTCGGCCGACACCCGGGGCGATGTCACCGTCGTGAACTTCTGGTACGCCGGGTGCGCCCCCTGCCGGGTGGAGGCCCCCGATCTGGTGGCCGCCCACGATGAGTACGCCGATCAGGGCGTGCAGTTCGTGGGCGTCAATACGCGCGATCAGGTCGCCCAGGCGCAGCAGTTCTCCCGCGAGTTCGGCATCGAGTACCCGTCGATCATGGACAACGCCGGCGGCCGGTCGGTGCAGCGCGCGTTCGCGGGCGAGGTGCCCCTCAACGCGGTGCCCACGACGCTGGTGCTGGATCGCGATGGGCGCGTGGCGCACCGCGTGCTCGGGCAGCTCGCGAGCGCCTCCCAGCTCACCACGCTCATCGACGAGACGCTGGCCGAGTCGAGCGACACCGCCGGCGAGCAGTAG
- the resB gene encoding cytochrome c biogenesis protein ResB: MSRPSDYDDGSGAGGAIRAESPELGLTGWLRWFWRQLTSMRVALVLLLLLAVAAIPGSLVPQRSADPNGVVQYEADHPKLFPILDAFPIQAFDVYGSVWFSAIYLLLFISLIGCVIPRIAHHWKAWRGRPPKTPARLERMAGFSEVRLKNPEASDEDRAAFAERAVEEAARVLRKLRYRTEIQRVTRRGVETVSVSAERGYLRETGNLLFHISLLGVLISVGVGGVFTFNGQKVLVEGETMVNQLIDYDTVNTGRAFDSSSLDPFGLKLDSLDVTYVTPDDGNTAAIGQVRDYTANLELIDPENGEVSDETIQVNHPLRVHGSPIYLIANGYAPRITVKNAAGTVVYSEAMPFIPQDNMTMTSLGVVKVPYGITDGAGEQVQVGLRGFFYPTKADLDTGAYTSNYPDLENPVLTLDVFVGDLGIDDGVPRSVYSLDTSKMEQLTGRAVDAESIELVPGQTADLPNGMGTITLDDVPRYASFDVMRNPAQTFVLVFALLALGGLVWSLFVARRRMWVKAVPTDDGLVLQYAALARGDDPALERAVEELRDTHRDRL; encoded by the coding sequence ATGTCACGCCCCTCTGATTACGACGACGGAAGCGGCGCGGGCGGCGCGATTCGCGCCGAGTCGCCCGAGCTCGGGCTCACCGGCTGGTTGCGGTGGTTCTGGCGGCAGCTGACCAGCATGCGCGTCGCGCTCGTGCTGCTCCTGCTGCTAGCGGTCGCGGCGATCCCGGGATCGCTCGTGCCGCAGCGCAGCGCCGACCCGAACGGCGTGGTGCAGTACGAGGCCGATCACCCGAAGCTGTTCCCCATTCTCGACGCCTTCCCCATTCAGGCGTTCGACGTGTACGGCTCGGTGTGGTTCTCGGCGATCTACCTGCTGCTGTTCATCTCGCTGATCGGCTGCGTGATCCCGCGCATCGCCCACCACTGGAAGGCGTGGCGCGGCCGCCCGCCGAAGACTCCGGCGCGGCTCGAGCGCATGGCCGGCTTCTCCGAGGTGCGGCTCAAGAACCCCGAGGCGAGCGACGAGGATCGCGCGGCGTTCGCCGAGCGCGCCGTCGAGGAGGCGGCTCGCGTCTTGCGGAAGCTGCGGTACCGCACGGAGATCCAGCGCGTGACGCGTCGCGGCGTGGAGACGGTGTCGGTCTCGGCTGAGCGGGGCTACCTGCGCGAGACGGGCAACCTGCTCTTCCACATCTCCCTGCTGGGGGTGCTCATCAGCGTGGGCGTCGGCGGCGTGTTCACCTTCAACGGGCAGAAGGTGCTCGTCGAGGGCGAGACGATGGTGAATCAGCTCATCGACTACGACACCGTGAACACGGGTCGCGCCTTCGACTCGTCGAGTCTCGACCCGTTCGGGCTGAAGCTCGACTCCCTCGACGTGACGTACGTCACACCCGACGACGGCAACACGGCCGCGATCGGGCAGGTGCGCGACTACACGGCGAACCTCGAACTCATCGACCCCGAGAACGGCGAGGTCAGCGACGAGACCATCCAGGTGAACCACCCGCTGCGCGTGCACGGCTCTCCGATCTACCTGATCGCGAACGGGTACGCGCCCCGCATCACGGTGAAGAACGCCGCGGGAACGGTGGTGTACAGCGAGGCGATGCCGTTCATCCCGCAGGACAACATGACGATGACGTCGCTCGGCGTGGTGAAGGTGCCGTACGGCATCACCGACGGCGCCGGCGAGCAGGTGCAGGTGGGCCTGCGCGGCTTCTTCTACCCCACGAAGGCCGATCTCGACACGGGCGCCTACACGTCGAACTACCCCGACCTCGAGAACCCCGTGCTCACGCTCGACGTGTTCGTCGGCGATCTCGGCATCGACGACGGGGTGCCGCGCTCGGTGTATTCGCTCGACACCTCGAAGATGGAGCAGCTGACGGGTCGCGCGGTCGACGCCGAGTCGATCGAGCTGGTGCCGGGTCAGACGGCCGACCTGCCGAACGGCATGGGAACGATCACGCTCGACGACGTGCCGCGGTACGCGTCGTTCGACGTGATGCGCAACCCGGCGCAGACCTTCGTGCTCGTCTTCGCGCTGCTCGCGCTCGGCGGGCTCGTGTGGTCGCTCTTCGTCGCGCGCCGGCGCATGTGGGTGAAGGCCGTGCCCACCGACGACGGCCTGGTGCTGCAGTACGCGGCGCTCGCCCGCGGCGACGACCCGGCGCTCGAGCGCGCGGTCGAGGAGCTGCGCGACACGCACCGCGACCGCCTGTAG
- a CDS encoding SipW-dependent-type signal peptide-containing protein gives MTIERAETAPSTRQGWTKARAMLAGGLVLGVGAAITLAAWTDDEWATGLFGSGTFGIEGSTDGTAFADHPAEADAADLDFTVAAENLAPGDVVYAPFAVQLERDSTYDAEVTIAQAVDPALTGVSADYVFTTALGCSEAAYAAGTDENAATFALDSLADVQNVCFRVTAGDDLAQGVTGGITWNFAAVSGDAL, from the coding sequence ATGACGATCGAGCGCGCGGAAACCGCACCGAGCACACGGCAGGGCTGGACGAAGGCGCGCGCGATGCTCGCCGGGGGGCTGGTGCTCGGCGTCGGCGCCGCCATCACGCTCGCGGCCTGGACGGACGACGAGTGGGCCACCGGGCTCTTCGGCAGCGGCACGTTCGGCATCGAGGGGTCGACCGACGGCACTGCGTTCGCCGATCATCCCGCGGAGGCCGACGCCGCGGACCTCGACTTCACGGTGGCCGCCGAGAACCTCGCACCGGGCGACGTGGTCTACGCGCCGTTCGCGGTGCAGCTCGAACGCGACTCGACGTACGACGCCGAGGTCACGATCGCCCAGGCGGTCGACCCCGCGCTCACGGGCGTCAGCGCCGACTACGTCTTCACCACGGCGCTCGGGTGCTCGGAGGCGGCGTACGCGGCCGGCACCGACGAGAACGCGGCGACCTTCGCCCTCGACAGCCTCGCCGACGTGCAGAACGTGTGCTTCCGGGTGACCGCCGGCGACGACCTGGCGCAGGGCGTCACCGGCGGGATCACCTGGAACTTCGCGGCGGTCTCGGGCGACGCCCTGTAG
- a CDS encoding SipW-dependent-type signal peptide-containing protein — translation MELGGRPSRARRHGTGSGGRFAKTRALLAGALVLGVGGSLTLAAWTDTETARATFTASTFGIVGSANNGASYVDNTAAAPAALSFSVTPAAMSPGTVTYAKFLVRTTDATNVTGTAALSAATTTTSSATSLAGFLTYGVRVIPSGQACDATSFAASTSIVVPNGSALTVAGSSTTALAAGGASPVAYCFAVTLPADTSNAAQGTNTTATWTVTGASTS, via the coding sequence GTGGAGCTGGGAGGCCGGCCGAGCCGCGCGCGGCGGCACGGCACGGGGTCGGGAGGCCGGTTCGCGAAGACGCGGGCCCTGCTGGCGGGCGCGCTCGTGCTCGGGGTGGGCGGATCGCTGACGCTCGCGGCGTGGACGGACACCGAGACGGCGCGGGCGACGTTCACGGCGAGCACGTTCGGCATCGTGGGGTCGGCGAACAACGGCGCGAGCTACGTCGACAACACGGCGGCGGCGCCCGCGGCGCTCAGCTTCTCGGTGACGCCGGCCGCGATGTCGCCGGGAACGGTCACGTACGCGAAGTTCCTGGTGCGGACCACCGATGCGACGAACGTCACCGGAACGGCGGCGCTGAGCGCCGCGACCACGACCACCAGCTCGGCGACGAGCCTCGCCGGCTTTCTGACGTACGGGGTGCGCGTCATCCCGTCGGGGCAGGCCTGCGACGCGACCAGCTTCGCAGCGTCCACGAGCATCGTGGTGCCGAACGGGAGCGCCCTGACGGTGGCCGGGAGCAGCACGACCGCGCTCGCCGCCGGTGGGGCGTCGCCGGTCGCGTACTGCTTCGCCGTCACCCTGCCCGCGGACACCTCCAACGCCGCGCAGGGGACGAACACGACCGCGACGTGGACGGTGACGGGCGCATCGACGTCGTGA
- a CDS encoding histidine phosphatase family protein, which translates to MSDKLLHLVRHGEVHNPDRVLYGRLPGFRLSERGHQMAEAAALELAGSDRLVSRLLASPLERAQQSARPIASALSLEIVTEERIIEPTNSFEGMVSSGADAAFSKPRYWHRYWNPFRPSWGEPYRQIADRVRAAMNDAWESTRDGDIVMVSHQSPIWMAHLDIAGKPLFHNPSSRRCELSSITTFEQRGERWFEVDYRTPAAGLTDDAVDVGAV; encoded by the coding sequence GTGAGCGACAAACTGCTGCATCTGGTGCGCCACGGCGAGGTGCACAACCCGGATCGCGTGCTCTACGGCCGCCTTCCGGGCTTCCGCCTGTCCGAACGCGGGCACCAGATGGCCGAGGCCGCCGCGCTCGAACTCGCGGGCAGCGACCGCCTCGTCTCCCGGCTGCTCGCCTCGCCGCTCGAGCGCGCGCAGCAGTCGGCGCGGCCGATCGCGAGCGCGCTCAGCCTCGAGATCGTCACCGAGGAGCGCATCATCGAGCCGACCAACTCATTCGAGGGCATGGTCAGCTCGGGCGCCGATGCCGCCTTCTCGAAGCCGCGGTACTGGCACCGCTACTGGAATCCGTTCCGGCCGAGCTGGGGCGAGCCCTACCGCCAGATCGCCGACCGCGTGCGGGCCGCCATGAACGACGCGTGGGAGTCGACCCGCGACGGCGACATCGTCATGGTGTCGCACCAGTCCCCGATCTGGATGGCGCACCTCGACATCGCCGGCAAGCCCCTCTTCCACAACCCGTCGTCGCGACGCTGCGAGCTGTCGAGCATCACGACCTTCGAGCAGCGCGGAGAGCGCTGGTTCGAGGTCGACTACCGAACCCCCGCCGCCGGGCTCACCGACGACGCCGTAGATGTAGGAGCCGTATGA
- a CDS encoding signal peptidase I, translated as MRRGDAARAVGSALLNLAALGGLVCIVLVVLSALCNVSLIMFKTGSMSPTIPAGSLAAVREIPASEIEVGDVLTVDRAGELPVTHRVTSVAGAGESRTITMRGDANAADDPMPYTVTSAREVLLSVPHLAKAVVWFSNPWVLGALTLSASALVTWAFWPRGGGDRRPRHGSRSSRERGRTPAGAVAVGAIVCGITASALAPSGAEAAAGPGAAAHAQAAPVVIESEHITLTSIGDDDAMRTLRPGVPVAWQVGVRVDAPEPGLVEVLLEATGSRDLGLELDVRSCDVAWEGAACAGDEQVLDGRDRVAVGAAATPLTSLRPSEERWLLLTAVIPEPATGMVALTLHATGGGDAVSTRPREVAPLPTTGAGPGWALGVIAVAAGLAAAGIASLVRGRRTAAQP; from the coding sequence ATGAGGCGGGGCGACGCGGCACGGGCGGTCGGCAGCGCGCTGCTGAACCTCGCCGCGCTCGGAGGGCTCGTGTGCATCGTGCTCGTCGTGCTCTCGGCGCTGTGCAACGTCTCGCTGATCATGTTCAAGACCGGGTCGATGTCGCCCACCATCCCCGCCGGTTCGCTGGCCGCGGTGCGCGAGATCCCCGCGAGCGAGATCGAGGTCGGCGACGTGCTCACCGTCGACCGCGCGGGCGAATTGCCCGTGACCCACCGGGTCACCTCGGTCGCCGGAGCGGGCGAGAGCCGCACGATCACGATGCGCGGCGATGCGAACGCCGCCGACGACCCGATGCCGTACACGGTGACGAGTGCGCGCGAGGTGCTGCTGTCGGTGCCCCACCTCGCGAAGGCGGTGGTGTGGTTCTCGAACCCGTGGGTGCTCGGAGCGCTCACGCTCTCGGCGTCCGCGCTCGTCACCTGGGCGTTCTGGCCGCGGGGCGGCGGCGATCGGCGGCCGCGCCACGGATCCCGGTCGTCTCGCGAGCGCGGTCGCACGCCCGCCGGGGCGGTCGCCGTCGGAGCGATCGTCTGCGGCATCACCGCGTCGGCCCTGGCGCCGAGCGGCGCCGAGGCGGCCGCCGGCCCCGGAGCCGCCGCGCACGCTCAGGCCGCCCCCGTGGTGATCGAGAGCGAGCACATCACGCTCACGTCGATCGGCGACGACGACGCGATGCGCACGCTGCGCCCGGGAGTGCCGGTCGCCTGGCAGGTCGGGGTGCGGGTCGACGCCCCCGAACCCGGGCTCGTGGAGGTGCTGCTCGAGGCCACGGGGTCGCGCGACCTCGGGCTCGAGCTCGACGTGCGCAGCTGCGACGTCGCCTGGGAGGGGGCGGCGTGCGCGGGCGACGAGCAGGTGCTCGACGGGCGCGATCGCGTCGCCGTCGGTGCGGCCGCGACGCCGCTCACCTCCCTGCGGCCGTCGGAGGAGCGGTGGCTGCTGCTCACCGCCGTGATCCCGGAGCCCGCGACCGGCATGGTCGCCCTCACGCTGCACGCGACGGGCGGCGGCGACGCCGTCTCGACGCGCCCGCGCGAGGTCGCACCGCTGCCGACCACGGGCGCCGGTCCGGGTTGGGCGCTCGGCGTCATCGCCGTCGCGGCGGGGCTCGCCGCAGCGGGCATCGCGTCGCTGGTGCGCGGGCGACGGACGGCGGCGCAGCCGTGA
- a CDS encoding cytochrome c biogenesis CcdA family protein codes for MLVASLIAIAAGLLSFLSPCVLPLVPGYLAYVGATAGAPQGGANGRGAASAAARGAQRGVATAGAPQGGAVERAPRGRVLLGSVLFVLGFTVVLVAFLAAAGTVGVWLLEWEPVITRVMGAVIVVMGLVFIGLFTRMQTTMKMRIKPRLGLAGAPLLGAVFAIGWTPCMGPTLSMIMTLSLQQGSVGRSVVLAIAYCIGLGVPFVLAALGFGWLTRTMTFFKRHIRAVNLIGGGLLILIGLLMVTGLWSKMMYALQAVIGGYVTPL; via the coding sequence CTGCTCGTCGCTTCGCTGATCGCCATCGCCGCGGGGCTCCTCTCCTTCCTCTCCCCGTGCGTGCTCCCGCTCGTGCCCGGCTACCTCGCGTATGTCGGCGCGACGGCAGGAGCACCGCAGGGCGGTGCGAACGGTCGCGGTGCCGCGTCAGCGGCAGCCCGCGGAGCGCAGCGAGGGGTGGCGACCGCAGGAGCGCCGCAGGGCGGTGCGGTCGAGCGCGCGCCGCGCGGGCGCGTGCTGCTCGGCTCGGTGCTGTTCGTGCTCGGCTTCACCGTCGTGCTGGTCGCGTTCCTCGCCGCTGCGGGCACGGTCGGCGTCTGGCTGCTCGAGTGGGAGCCCGTCATCACCCGGGTGATGGGTGCGGTGATCGTCGTCATGGGGCTGGTGTTCATCGGCCTCTTCACCCGGATGCAGACGACGATGAAGATGCGCATCAAGCCGAGGCTCGGTCTGGCGGGCGCTCCGCTGCTCGGCGCGGTCTTCGCGATCGGCTGGACCCCGTGCATGGGCCCGACGCTGAGCATGATCATGACGTTGAGCCTGCAGCAGGGGTCGGTGGGCCGATCCGTGGTGCTCGCGATCGCGTACTGCATCGGACTCGGCGTGCCCTTCGTGCTCGCCGCGCTCGGCTTCGGCTGGCTGACGCGCACGATGACGTTCTTCAAGCGGCACATCCGTGCCGTGAATCTGATCGGCGGCGGGCTGCTGATCCTCATCGGTCTCCTCATGGTGACCGGCCTCTGGAGCAAGATGATGTACGCACTGCAGGCGGTGATCGGCGGATATGTCACGCCCCTCTGA
- a CDS encoding class I SAM-dependent methyltransferase translates to MHADPEASTDPVVFWEQRYGSSHRVWSGAVNRALADVAEHWAPGRALDLGSGEGGDVLWLAERGWDATGIDLSETAVARANAVAAERGLARARCIAADLAVWSDDPAAIEGDAAPYDLVAASFFQSAVELPRERILRAAAHRVGPGGRLVLIAHAAAPQWSSHHGEEFPTPESELRALALPDADWSVEVAEVRERAGRGPDGEVHPLSDSVVVVRRR, encoded by the coding sequence ATGCACGCGGACCCCGAGGCGTCGACGGACCCGGTCGTGTTCTGGGAGCAGCGGTACGGATCGTCGCACCGCGTCTGGTCGGGAGCGGTCAACCGGGCGCTCGCCGATGTCGCCGAGCACTGGGCTCCGGGCCGCGCGCTCGATCTCGGAAGCGGCGAGGGCGGCGACGTGCTCTGGCTCGCGGAGCGCGGGTGGGATGCGACCGGCATCGACCTCTCCGAAACCGCGGTCGCGCGCGCCAACGCGGTCGCGGCCGAGCGCGGTCTCGCGCGTGCGCGGTGCATCGCGGCCGACCTCGCGGTGTGGAGCGATGACCCCGCGGCGATCGAGGGCGACGCAGCGCCCTACGATCTGGTCGCCGCGAGCTTCTTCCAGTCCGCGGTGGAGCTGCCGCGCGAGCGCATCCTCCGGGCTGCGGCGCACCGCGTCGGCCCGGGCGGGCGACTGGTGCTGATCGCGCATGCCGCCGCCCCGCAGTGGTCGTCGCACCACGGCGAGGAGTTTCCGACGCCCGAATCGGAGTTGCGCGCGCTGGCGCTCCCCGATGCCGACTGGAGCGTGGAGGTCGCCGAGGTGCGCGAGCGCGCGGGGCGCGGGCCCGACGGGGAGGTGCACCCGCTCAGCGATTCCGTCGTGGTCGTTCGGCGGCGCTGA